In Synechococcus sp. PCC 6312, one genomic interval encodes:
- a CDS encoding chlorophyll a/b-binding protein, which translates to MTDATKVAKTEDRNAWVFGFTPQAEIWNGRLAMIGFVAALVTELLTKQGVLHFWGLL; encoded by the coding sequence ATGACAGACGCTACTAAGGTTGCCAAGACAGAAGACCGGAATGCTTGGGTATTTGGCTTTACCCCCCAGGCCGAAATTTGGAATGGTCGTTTGGCCATGATTGGATTTGTTGCTGCCCTTGTGACTGAATTACTCACCAAGCAGGGCGTTCTGCATTTCTGGGGTTTACTATAA
- a CDS encoding cell division protein SepF, protein MNDVLSLSRGLSGLNSGYEVVIVKPRALSDTTLIVQALRADKAVILNLEDLEISEAQRISDFAAGSTYAINGHQTRLGEAVFLFTPNVIAIQTPNSQAATPATGAPAPQPVS, encoded by the coding sequence ATGAATGATGTTCTCTCTTTATCTCGTGGTTTGAGTGGTTTGAATAGTGGCTATGAAGTTGTGATTGTCAAACCGCGGGCCTTGAGCGACACAACCCTAATTGTCCAGGCCTTGCGTGCGGATAAAGCGGTAATCCTTAACTTAGAAGATTTAGAAATTAGTGAAGCCCAACGGATTTCTGATTTTGCAGCCGGGAGTACCTATGCCATTAACGGCCATCAAACTCGCCTCGGAGAAGCAGTCTTTTTATTCACTCCCAATGTGATTGCCATCCAAACCCCCAACTCCCAAGCAGCAACTCCGGCAACTGGTGCGCCAGCCCCCCAACCTGTCAGCTAG
- a CDS encoding Ycf66 family protein, translated as MGIPVPMFYPVLGQIVNVGLGPAGILGIGLAVGGAVLYFLRSVRPELARDHDIFFAAVCLLCGGILFFQGWRLDPILFFGQVLLTGSAVFFAIESIRLRRIATEQARRNTPVVDEDRPVSRTYTYRAELEELEPYEEDLPPVRRIRGSRDASRERYDDAWEDDVTPAGRLPSRRGNAPEPPERPIRPERPPTNPRPTRPTNRRPSRPTVEDDSPVDNYGEPQAPSRYEDAPPPRPRPAASRPSSTPDTSEPRSRKVGPRRRPRPRPELNDDQPIDTDYQPLDRPSYSTDSGDVDNSGNFDR; from the coding sequence GTGGGTATCCCAGTTCCAATGTTTTACCCAGTTTTAGGCCAAATTGTGAATGTGGGCCTTGGGCCAGCCGGGATTTTGGGCATTGGCCTGGCCGTGGGTGGAGCCGTTTTATATTTCTTGCGCTCTGTCCGGCCGGAGTTAGCCCGTGATCATGACATATTTTTTGCGGCGGTTTGTTTACTCTGTGGCGGAATTCTTTTTTTCCAGGGTTGGCGACTCGATCCGATTCTCTTTTTTGGTCAGGTTCTCTTAACGGGTTCCGCAGTCTTCTTTGCGATTGAAAGTATTCGCCTCCGCCGGATTGCCACGGAACAGGCCCGCCGGAATACTCCAGTTGTGGATGAAGATCGTCCGGTCAGTCGCACCTATACCTATCGGGCCGAGCTAGAGGAATTGGAACCCTACGAGGAAGACTTACCACCCGTGCGCCGGATTCGAGGCAGTCGTGATGCAAGCCGGGAGCGTTATGACGATGCTTGGGAGGATGATGTAACTCCGGCCGGCCGTTTGCCCTCCCGCCGTGGCAATGCTCCAGAACCTCCGGAACGACCGATTCGCCCAGAGCGTCCACCTACGAACCCTCGCCCAACCCGACCCACCAATCGCCGTCCCAGTCGTCCCACCGTTGAGGATGATTCACCCGTAGATAATTATGGAGAACCCCAGGCCCCGTCCCGTTATGAGGATGCTCCACCCCCGCGCCCCCGGCCAGCCGCCAGTCGTCCCAGTTCTACCCCGGATACTTCAGAACCTCGGAGTCGCAAAGTTGGCCCCCGCCGCCGCCCTCGTCCCCGTCCCGAATTAAATGACGATCAACCGATTGATACGGATTACCAACCCCTAGATCGGCCCAGCTACTCCACGGATTCTGGGGATGTAGATAATTCTGGTAACTTTGATCGCTAA
- a CDS encoding D-alanine--D-alanine ligase family protein, translating into MSRIKVGLVFGGRSGEHEVSIISAQAIAKGLITPPNTDKYELVPFYIGKNGAWSAPNIATSILATGQPLSVTDTTTPNLWQFPPQVSEIDVWFPILHGPNGEDGTIQGLFKLVQKPWVGSGVAASAVGMDKILMKAVFAAAGLEQVAYLPVNRSEIWSDPCVYSHLCDQIESTLGYPCFVKPANLGSSVGITKVKNRDQLTTALDNAASYDTRIIVEAGVIAREVECAVLGNDRPQASVIGEITYSSEFYDYETKYTDGRANLLIPANLPPAVVEQIQAMSIKAFKAIGASGLARMDFFYLEATGEILINEVNTLPGFTALSMYPQLWLKSGLAFPDLVDELVRLALARGAS; encoded by the coding sequence ATGAGTCGGATCAAGGTGGGATTAGTCTTTGGCGGCCGCTCCGGGGAACATGAGGTTTCAATTATCTCTGCCCAGGCCATTGCCAAAGGACTCATCACCCCACCAAACACCGATAAATATGAGTTAGTTCCCTTTTACATTGGCAAGAACGGGGCCTGGTCAGCACCGAACATCGCAACTTCGATTCTGGCTACGGGGCAACCCCTGTCCGTAACCGATACAACAACACCTAATCTTTGGCAGTTCCCCCCCCAAGTCAGCGAGATCGATGTTTGGTTCCCCATCCTCCACGGCCCCAACGGGGAAGACGGCACGATCCAAGGCCTATTCAAACTGGTGCAAAAACCTTGGGTAGGCTCTGGGGTTGCGGCATCTGCGGTGGGGATGGATAAAATTCTGATGAAAGCCGTATTTGCCGCCGCTGGCCTGGAGCAAGTCGCCTATCTGCCAGTCAATCGGAGTGAAATCTGGTCGGATCCGTGTGTGTATAGCCATCTCTGTGATCAAATTGAGTCAACTCTCGGTTATCCTTGCTTCGTTAAACCCGCCAATCTCGGCTCTTCTGTGGGGATTACCAAAGTCAAAAATCGCGACCAACTCACCACCGCCCTCGACAATGCTGCCAGTTACGACACCCGGATTATTGTGGAGGCTGGAGTGATTGCCCGCGAAGTTGAATGTGCGGTTCTAGGGAATGATCGCCCCCAGGCCTCGGTGATTGGCGAAATTACCTACAGCAGTGAATTTTATGACTATGAAACGAAATATACCGATGGGCGGGCAAATCTCCTGATTCCGGCCAACTTACCCCCAGCGGTTGTCGAGCAAATCCAGGCCATGTCAATCAAAGCTTTCAAAGCCATTGGCGCATCAGGCTTAGCCCGGATGGACTTTTTCTATCTGGAAGCAACGGGAGAAATCCTTATCAACGAAGTCAATACCCTGCCCGGATTCACTGCCCTCAGTATGTATCCCCAACTCTGGCTCAAAAGTGGGCTCGCCTTTCCTGATTTAGTGGATGAATTAGTCCGACTGGCCTTGGCACGGGGAGCAAGCTAA
- a CDS encoding SUMF1/EgtB/PvdO family nonheme iron enzyme: protein MPPATVLISDPQAALSRHTFIDQFFALRQASLSLFDSVSPAAFCHQAHPDFSPVGWHLGHIGWTEGLWLLPKSLREQLTPPDYNALFAASGLPKTARSQLPPLQEICTYLATIRAAILTAWVKQDFQAQEWLAWWLLQHEAQHGETIQMILALQAPNPLSTTVIPVNKQITAMVTIPAGVLKPSAPSLLLLDNEKPGLAEEIPAFQIDQQPVSRGQFQYFIESGGYETEQWWTAEGWAWRKQYQINQPRYWAWPVSSDHPVCGVSWYEAAAYAAFMGKQLPTEHQWERAQQVLQAPPRSEIPLATPRDHYTSSLSTSSYGFGQVWEWTDTWFHPYPGFCSSPYPGYSAAYFDRAHRVLKGQSFASQPLTQRPSFRNWYHPHTQEIFAGIRCVRT from the coding sequence TTGCCCCCTGCCACTGTGCTAATTTCTGACCCCCAGGCCGCCCTCAGCCGACACACATTCATTGACCAGTTCTTTGCCCTCCGCCAAGCCAGCCTGAGCTTATTTGACTCCGTTTCCCCAGCAGCCTTTTGTCACCAGGCCCATCCTGACTTTAGCCCTGTGGGTTGGCATTTAGGACATATTGGCTGGACAGAAGGACTCTGGCTCTTACCCAAATCATTACGGGAACAACTCACCCCCCCAGACTACAACGCCCTATTTGCCGCCAGTGGTTTACCGAAAACAGCCCGTTCCCAACTGCCCCCACTCCAAGAAATTTGCACCTATCTCGCCACCATCCGGGCGGCTATATTAACGGCATGGGTGAAGCAGGATTTCCAAGCCCAGGAATGGCTAGCCTGGTGGTTATTGCAACACGAAGCCCAACACGGAGAAACAATTCAAATGATCCTCGCACTCCAGGCTCCGAATCCTCTAAGTACAACTGTTATCCCTGTCAACAAGCAGATTACCGCAATGGTGACAATTCCTGCTGGTGTCCTCAAGCCCTCGGCTCCCTCATTACTGCTCTTGGACAACGAAAAACCAGGCCTGGCTGAGGAAATCCCCGCATTTCAGATTGATCAACAGCCCGTCAGCCGTGGCCAATTTCAATATTTCATCGAATCCGGTGGCTATGAAACCGAACAATGGTGGACAGCAGAGGGCTGGGCCTGGCGAAAACAATATCAAATCAATCAACCCCGGTATTGGGCCTGGCCGGTGAGTTCAGATCATCCAGTCTGTGGAGTGAGTTGGTATGAAGCCGCCGCCTATGCTGCCTTTATGGGTAAACAACTCCCAACAGAACACCAATGGGAACGGGCCCAGCAAGTCCTCCAGGCCCCACCCCGATCTGAAATTCCCCTCGCCACACCTAGAGACCATTACACAAGTTCCCTCTCAACATCCTCCTATGGCTTTGGGCAAGTTTGGGAATGGACTGACACCTGGTTTCATCCCTATCCGGGGTTTTGTAGCTCCCCCTATCCAGGCTATTCCGCCGCCTATTTTGACCGGGCCCATCGGGTTCTCAAAGGCCAGAGTTTTGCCAGCCAACCCCTCACCCAACGCCCCTCGTTCCGGAACTGGTATCATCCCCACACCCAAGAAATTTTTGCCGGAATCCGCTGTGTAAGGACATGA
- a CDS encoding DUF1345 domain-containing protein, with amino-acid sequence MSASSNRKINLILAKPLIRLLLSLGLAVAAYALIETPWWEIRILTAFNLGLFLHLAILGTFLWNATPAQTYHHAQGGEPSNVALLTVVVLFSLLGFVGVAVMLDNSQKYPPLITNLHMGLSFLAIFLSWLLVHIYFAIHYAHLYYDEIEESVRTHAAGVPYRKGLDFPHEDLVSYRDFLYYSFTIAMCYQTSDVSIISYEMRSVSLVQSVLSFIFVAVVFGLVVNVISNVV; translated from the coding sequence CCTATCCCTTGGCCTGGCCGTTGCCGCCTATGCCCTAATCGAAACTCCTTGGTGGGAAATTCGTATCCTGACGGCCTTTAACTTGGGGTTATTTCTGCACTTAGCAATTTTGGGAACATTTCTCTGGAATGCCACTCCAGCCCAAACCTATCACCATGCCCAAGGGGGAGAACCGAGTAATGTCGCCTTACTGACGGTTGTTGTTCTGTTTTCCCTATTAGGGTTTGTCGGCGTGGCCGTGATGCTAGACAACTCGCAAAAGTATCCCCCCTTGATTACCAACCTGCACATGGGCCTCTCCTTCCTGGCCATCTTTCTGTCTTGGCTGTTGGTACATATCTATTTCGCCATTCACTATGCCCATCTCTACTATGACGAGATTGAGGAATCAGTCCGAACCCACGCAGCCGGGGTTCCCTACCGCAAGGGGCTAGATTTTCCCCATGAAGACCTGGTGTCCTATCGAGATTTTCTCTACTATTCCTTCACAATTGCCATGTGTTACCAAACCTCCGATGTTTCGATTATTAGTTACGAAATGCGCTCGGTTAGCTTGGTGCAATCGGTATTGTCGTTTATTTTTGTGGCGGTGGTCTTTGGCCTGGTGGTGAATGTGATTTCTAATGTGGTTTAG